In the Colwellia sp. 20A7 genome, one interval contains:
- the glnD gene encoding [protein-PII] uridylyltransferase — protein sequence MNNHPIESHIIPSDFIERLAITADTLSSKDICQLTLNFNEWLKAAFSEHDVQDLLTARAMFVDNILAKLWCQHHLDESQISLIAVGGYGRGELHPFSDIDILLLTQPDIDLALEERISSFITQLWDIKLDIGHSVRSIKECIKQAINDVTIATNLMEMRQIAGNEALTQQLLPLLNDDAFWTSENFFIAKRKEQKQRHLQYHGAAYTLEPNLKANPGGLRDIQTIAWVAKRHFLADSLEELVEHQYLYPNELSELIEAQDYLWRLRFALHFVAKRSENRLLFDYQADVAKMMGFGDEGKAPVERMMKRFYRIISRVSELNTILLHRFQQEIIQDPKEANIKVINQDFESVDTLINATNNRVFMRSAKMLEMFLIIAQEPNIKGIHSNTLRLMRNARRRLVSGLVDYAQCRQIFMAIIKHPRGLGLAFNLMHRHGIIGSYLPLWRNIAGQMQFDLFHAYSVDEHSYRVVKNLYQFSQKEHNHKFPLCSKIMQKIRKPEVLYLAGIFHDIAKGRGGDHAKLGAVDALIFCQSHQMSKHDSRMVSWLVEQHLVMSVTAQRRDINDENVIRAFADIVRDEAHLDYLYCLTVADMRATNESLWNSWKANLLHDLYFNTLRALRRGLSKPVETRSKIRENQQQARDILAATHIDKSQLDSLWREFRADYFLRYSPEQIARHCQRIIGHDRTEPLVIISTKPYRGGTEVFVFAKEKVNTFASIVQVLGAKKLSIHDAKIITTKTGYTVNTFIILDSRGKALKESYQTAEITKALSEKLKQDDCRDIPLQPARREVKQFKFPLKVSFIKIKAKSKTMIEIIALDRAGLLGNIAQVFQQLHINIHSAKITTFGEKADDVFTISTNENMALTEEEKQKLSDKLTQEID from the coding sequence GTGAATAATCATCCAATAGAAAGCCATATAATCCCTTCAGATTTTATAGAGCGCTTAGCCATAACTGCTGACACTTTATCTAGCAAAGATATTTGCCAATTAACGCTTAACTTCAATGAGTGGCTAAAGGCAGCATTTTCTGAACATGATGTTCAAGACTTATTAACAGCAAGAGCGATGTTTGTTGATAACATACTTGCTAAACTTTGGTGTCAACATCATCTTGATGAATCTCAAATAAGTTTAATTGCCGTAGGCGGTTATGGACGAGGTGAACTGCACCCTTTTTCAGATATTGATATTTTATTATTAACTCAACCTGATATTGATTTAGCTTTAGAAGAAAGAATTTCCAGTTTTATTACCCAACTTTGGGATATAAAACTGGATATCGGGCACAGTGTTCGTTCAATTAAAGAGTGCATTAAGCAAGCTATTAATGATGTCACTATAGCAACAAACTTAATGGAAATGAGACAAATAGCGGGTAATGAAGCACTAACACAACAGTTATTACCTTTATTAAATGACGATGCTTTTTGGACCTCTGAAAACTTCTTTATTGCTAAACGAAAAGAGCAAAAACAAAGACACTTACAGTATCATGGCGCTGCTTATACCCTTGAACCCAACTTAAAAGCGAATCCGGGTGGATTACGTGATATTCAAACAATTGCTTGGGTTGCAAAACGTCATTTTCTTGCTGATTCACTAGAAGAGCTTGTAGAACACCAGTATCTTTACCCTAATGAATTATCTGAGCTTATAGAAGCCCAAGACTATTTATGGCGTCTTCGTTTTGCATTGCATTTTGTTGCTAAGCGCAGTGAAAATCGGTTATTGTTTGATTATCAAGCTGACGTAGCGAAAATGATGGGCTTTGGTGATGAAGGTAAGGCACCTGTTGAGCGAATGATGAAGCGTTTTTATCGCATCATTTCTCGTGTTTCAGAGCTAAACACTATTTTATTACATCGATTTCAACAAGAAATAATTCAAGATCCTAAAGAAGCTAATATTAAAGTGATTAATCAAGATTTTGAATCAGTTGACACCTTGATTAATGCTACAAACAATAGAGTGTTTATGCGTTCGGCAAAAATGCTCGAAATGTTTTTAATTATTGCACAAGAGCCTAATATTAAAGGTATTCATTCTAATACGCTACGATTAATGCGAAATGCAAGACGACGATTAGTTTCTGGTTTAGTTGATTATGCTCAATGTCGTCAAATTTTTATGGCTATCATTAAGCACCCAAGAGGACTTGGTTTAGCGTTTAATTTAATGCATCGTCATGGGATTATTGGCTCTTACCTACCTTTATGGCGAAATATTGCGGGTCAAATGCAATTCGACTTATTTCATGCTTATTCAGTTGATGAGCATAGCTATCGTGTTGTAAAAAACTTGTATCAATTTAGCCAAAAAGAACACAATCATAAATTTCCTTTATGTAGCAAAATAATGCAAAAAATACGTAAACCAGAGGTTTTGTATTTAGCAGGGATTTTTCATGATATTGCAAAAGGCCGAGGTGGTGATCATGCCAAGTTAGGCGCTGTTGATGCGTTAATATTCTGTCAATCTCACCAAATGAGTAAACATGATAGCAGAATGGTTTCTTGGTTAGTCGAGCAACATCTAGTTATGTCGGTAACGGCTCAGCGTCGTGATATTAATGATGAAAATGTTATTCGCGCTTTTGCTGACATAGTTCGTGATGAAGCGCATTTAGATTATTTATACTGCTTAACAGTTGCTGATATGCGTGCCACTAACGAAAGCTTATGGAATAGTTGGAAAGCAAATTTATTACATGATTTATATTTTAATACATTAAGAGCACTGCGTCGTGGTTTATCAAAGCCAGTTGAAACACGCTCTAAGATCCGTGAAAATCAACAACAAGCTAGAGATATTTTAGCTGCAACTCATATTGATAAAAGCCAACTTGATTCCTTATGGCGAGAGTTCAGAGCTGACTACTTTTTACGATACTCGCCTGAACAAATAGCCAGACACTGTCAACGTATAATAGGCCATGATAGAACAGAGCCACTTGTTATTATTAGTACTAAACCTTATCGAGGTGGAACAGAGGTTTTTGTTTTTGCAAAAGAAAAAGTTAATACCTTTGCTAGCATAGTGCAAGTATTGGGCGCTAAAAAGCTGTCTATTCATGATGCAAAAATCATTACAACAAAAACGGGTTATACCGTTAATACCTTCATTATTTTGGATTCACGAGGTAAAGCGTTAAAAGAAAGTTACCAAACAGCTGAAATAACGAAAGCACTCAGTGAAAAACTTAAGCAAGATGATTGCAGGGATATTCCATTACAGCCAGCAAGAAGAGAAGTAAAACAATTTAAGTTTCCATTAAAAGTGAGTTTTATTAAAATTAAGGCTAAGAGTAAAACAATGATTGAAATCATTGCACTAGATAGAGCTGGTTTGTTAGGTAATATCGCACAAGTTTTTCAACAATTACATATTAATATTCATTCCGCTAAAATCACCACTTTTGGCGAGAAGGCTGACGATGTTTTCACTATATCAACCAATGAAAACATGGCCTTAACAGAAGAAGAAAAACAAAAGCTTTCTGATAAATTAACTCAGGAAATAGATTAA